CCAGGCGTCCAACTCGATCCTATGACGACTTCGCGAAAGCAGCTGGTTTTTGTGACAATCCCGAACGACCTCGCCTCTAAAGGGGGCTGACCAGAATCTCGCCCGCACGAAGGGCAAACTTGTCTCCCATTGAAAAACGCCACGACCAGAACCGAGTGCTCAGAAACAGTCGCAGAATCCCGACCTCGCAGGCCTTCCCTCAAGTCGTCAAACTCAGATTCTGCCCACTCTCGTATGCCATTTGAAATCTCTTGGGAAAAACAGGGATTCCACATCCGTTTCTTCGGCCACATTACCGAAAAAGAGCTACAGGCCAAAAACTGGGGGTTCTCCAACAATCCACGCTGCAACTCCTGCAGCTACCAGATCGTCGACGGTTCGAAAATCGAATCGATCGAACTCTCAGATTTGGAGATAACCTACCTCGCCTCGAACGACGTAGGCATGGATTTCTACTTGAGAAACATCTACGTCGTCCTCGTCGGGTCCCACCCAGAGCTCAAGAGAATCTACCGCCAATACGTCTCCACCTGCCTGAAAACGGATATGAGCTGGAAGTACCATATCTGCGACACCGTCGAACAAGCTCGCTCTTGGCTAACGGAATCCAAGCTCTCAAAATGGCAGGACCAAATGGCGAAGCTCAAGGAGCACCGGAAGGCGAACTCTTAGGTCCGCCCTCCCCCGTTGAGAGAGACGAGAGCGAGTGTAATCCCGACCGCCAACAGCCTTGGACCTTCGAGTTTCTTTATAAGCTAGCCAGCAAGGATAGGGAAGCTCCGCGACTGTAAGCGAAATTGCTGGCCATCTTTTGTTTCGGAGGCTTGATCAATCCCCACTTTTGCGTGATCACCTGATCTGCTCACCACTCTCGCCAAGCAGCCATCGCCAGCCGTGAAAATTTTGGATAGTAAATACATAGTCGTCGGGAACTCCTCGGACGACCCCTTCGCAATCGATGTCGCCTTCGGCATGGGCCAGCTCCAAGACGTCGCTGATCAGATCAGCATGAAGCGGTTTGCGAACACAGAGTTTTGCCCGCGTTTCATTTCCGACGAAACGGATTTTGACCGAATCGGCCACAAAATGGACGGAAAATCGATCGTGATCGTGAGCGCCAGCAGCTTGGGCATGAGCCGCCAGAGTTTGGCCATGCGCACATTCATGATCGCCAGAGCGGCTAAGGAAAACGGAGCGGCGGAGGTCATTTTGGTCGAGCCTGACCTTTTTTACAGTGCTCAAGACCGGGGTCCCAGACCCGAGTTGGGGGATCCCAATAGCGATCGAGACAGGAAGGATCTGAAAAAATTCGACGGCCAGCCTTTCACGGCCAAGCTTTATGCCGAGCTACTGAAGCTTTCCGGAGTGGATGCGGTTCTTACCGTGCACAACCACTCCAAAACGGTACGCAAGATGTTTACCGAGGTCTTCAACGGCCGCTACCACGACCTCATCCCCTATGAGATCTACGTGGACTACTTCCTGAACTCCAACATCGTGAACTACGGGCCCGAAGGCGAAGGACTTGCCCTTTGCGCGCCGGATAAGGGAGCTCGCGAATTCGTTAAGGAAATGTTCGCAAAGCTCGGGCTTCCAAAAGCCAAATTCGTTCTCCTCGACAAAGAGCGTACCGGCGAACGAGAGGTCCAAATCAAGCTCCACGCTGAGTCCGAGACGACCTTCGAAGATATCCACGGCCATGACATAATCCTCTTCGACGATATGGTGCGTACCGGGTCGACCGTCGTGAAATCTTGCCAATTCCTCAAGCAGATCCAACCCGGCAAGACCGTATTCGCAGTGAGCCACTTCTATGCGAGCGAGGAAGGGCGCGTCAAAATGGCCAACACCGCCATCGACGAAATCCTTACCCTAAACACCATTCCGACCATTCTGAATAGAGATGTGCAGGGTCGCCTCCGCAAGAAGCTGGTAGTACTGAAGATCGAAAAGTGGCTCGCTATCAACCTCTGCCGCATCCTCAACCTCGAGGAGCCGGAGGGTGAAGACGACAGCCTATACCAGATCGACATGTCTTCCAAGAACGCCCGCTGGAAGCGCAAGATCTGGCTCAGCGAGCAGCTCCGTACTTTGCACAAGCCCTCTTGAGGCTGCTGATTTCCTAAAACCAGTCCCCTATTCTCGCGTTCGAGTTAGAGAAGCCATGTCCAAACTGTACTTTTACTACTCGTCCATGAACGCGGGCAAATCCACCAACCTGCTTCAGTCCAGCTTCAACTACCGG
This genomic interval from Pelagicoccus albus contains the following:
- a CDS encoding phosphoribosyltransferase family protein; translated protein: MKILDSKYIVVGNSSDDPFAIDVAFGMGQLQDVADQISMKRFANTEFCPRFISDETDFDRIGHKMDGKSIVIVSASSLGMSRQSLAMRTFMIARAAKENGAAEVILVEPDLFYSAQDRGPRPELGDPNSDRDRKDLKKFDGQPFTAKLYAELLKLSGVDAVLTVHNHSKTVRKMFTEVFNGRYHDLIPYEIYVDYFLNSNIVNYGPEGEGLALCAPDKGAREFVKEMFAKLGLPKAKFVLLDKERTGEREVQIKLHAESETTFEDIHGHDIILFDDMVRTGSTVVKSCQFLKQIQPGKTVFAVSHFYASEEGRVKMANTAIDEILTLNTIPTILNRDVQGRLRKKLVVLKIEKWLAINLCRILNLEEPEGEDDSLYQIDMSSKNARWKRKIWLSEQLRTLHKPS